GATTGAGATCATACCCGGTTTCGGCGTTCCACACCGGCCGCAGTTGCAGGTAGGTCGTATCGCTCACCACCACCGATCCGCCGGTGTCCGCGGGCTGCTGGGGCAGCGGGAATTTTTCACCGCCACACGCCAGACTGCCCAGGGCCAGCAAAAGCAGCGGCCGGTGCCGCAGGCTGATCACCCTGCTCACAGTCATACAAAGCCCTCGCGAGAATATTGCCCGCGACCGTGCGGCGATAATCCGCCGTCGAGCGCACATCGGAAATCGGCCGGACTTCCGCCATCACCTGCGCACGCGCCGCGGCGATGCGATCGCGGGAGAGAATTTGATCTTGCAACACGGCTTCGGTTCGTGGCGCCCGCATCACAGTCGGCGCCACGCTGCCGAAGGCAATGCGGATGAAATCCACGCGCCCCGGCTGCGTTTGTTGCAGCAGCAGGGCCATCACCACCTTGGAAATGGCCTGCGCCTGGCGGGTGCCCACTTTGCGAAAGTATTGCCGCTCCTGCGGCCGGCGTTTCGGCAGGATGACGGCGAGCAGCAATTCATCGGCGGCCAGCACGGTTTGGCGATAGCCGGTGTAAAAGGCGTTGAAGGGGACCAGCCGCGTGCCACGGGCACTGCCCAGTTCCAGGGTGGCCTCGAGCACGGCGAGAACGGGCAGGGTGTCCCCGGCGGGCGAGGCATTGACAATGTTGCCGCCCAGCGTGCCGCGATTCTGAATCTGGCGGGCGCCGATCACGCCGGCCGCGTCCACCAGAATGGGCGCCTGTTGCTGCACCAGCGTCGAGCGCATGAGTTGTGTGTAAGTGGTCAACGCGCCGAGACGCACGGCGTCCTGCGTTTCCGCGATGCCGCGCAATTCCGCCAGTGGCCACAAATTCAAATAAGCCGGCGCACACTCCGTGCGTGCCTGCAGGGCAACCATGACGTCGGTGCCGCCGGCCAGCACTTTGATGCGGCCCTGTTCCTGCGTCAGAATTTGGTAGGCCTCCGCCAGGGTGCGGGGTGACCAGGCTTTGATGGCTGCAATCATCCAGACGCGCGAATCGAATGAATGGGGTGCAAATGCAGGGGCGCTGCTTTACGCCGGAGCTGCGAACCGGCCACGAGCGGCCGCCGCAATGGCGTCGATGATTTTCGTGTAACCCGTGCAGCGGCAGAGATTGCCGGCGATCGCAGCTTTGATTTGTTCACGATCGGGTGTCACATTTTCTTCGAGAAAAGCGGTGGCGGCCATCAGCATGCCGGGCGTGCAAATGCCACATTGCGCGCCGCCGTGCTCCAGAAAGGCCCGCTGCACCGCACTCAACCGCCCGCCATCGGCCAAACCCTCGACGGTGAGGATGGTGCCCGCCTCCACTTGACAGGCGGGCACCAGGCAGGAGTTGACCACCTCACCGTTCAGGATCACCGAGCAGGAACCGCATTCCCCTTCGCCACAGCCCTCCTTGGTGCCGGTGAGATGCAAATCTTCACGCAGCACGTCGAGCAGTCGCTTCATGGGCGGCACATCCATCTGGCAGGCTTTGCCATTGACCTCGAAGTGAATTTCCATTGCGCAGAAGCACTCCCGGTTGGTGTCATATCCGGGGTCGGTCACACTATGGCGCCGGCCACCGTTGCGTCTCCGCCCTGAGCCGCTAGTGCCCGGCTGAGGGCGGCGTGCAGTTTTTCCGGAGTCATCGGCACTTCCTCCGGCAGCACGCCGGTCGCGTGCCACACCGCTGCCGCCACGGCTGCCGCGCCTCCATCCATCGGCAGCTCGCCAATGCCCTTGGCGCCGTGCGGGCCAAAGGGATAGGGATTCTCGATCAGCACCACGCGCATCTCCGGCGCATCCAGGGCGGTGGGAATGAGGCAGGTGGCCATGCGATCGTTGAGCACCCGGCCGTTTTCCATGATCACCTGTTCGAGGGTGGCATGCCCGACGGCCTGCAACGTCCCGCCTTCGATCTGGCCTTCCAGCAGCAGCGGATGCAGGGCCTTGCCGCAATCAATTGCCGTGACACATTCGAGCACTTTGATTTCGAAGGTGTCGAGATCGACCTCGACTTTGGCCACGTCGGCGCCCCAGCCAAACACCGGATAGGCATCGCCGCGATAGGTGTTATCATCCCATGTGATGTCGGGCGGCAGGGAGTAACCATGCAGCACTTTGAGCGCGCCCCGGGCTTCACAATACTGTCTGGCAAGGTGCGCGAAGCTGATCGCGCTGCGGTGATCGAGCCACAATTCGCCGTTGTGCAGCCGGGCGAGCGGGGCGTCCCACTTGGTTGCGGCAAAGCTTTCGAGGCGGCTTTTCATTTCGCGGGCGGCGTCCTGCAGGGCTTTGCCGACGATCATGCAGGTGCGCGAGGCCACGGTCGGCCCGCTGTCCGGCACCCGCGCGGTGTTGGGCTGCGCAAAGATGACATCGTCATAGGAAATGCCCAGCGCGGCGGCGGCGATTTGACAAAAAACGGTTTCCGTGCCCTGGCCCATTTCGATGGAACTGGTGAGCACACGCACTTTGCCTTCCGGCAGCAATTCCACGCCGGCACGGGTGGGCAGCCGCCGTTCGCCGCTGCCGGTGAAACCGGCGCCATGATAGAACAGCGACAGGCCGACGCCGGTGCGTTTGTGCCCGTGCGATGATTTTGCCGCTGCCGCACGCGCCGCTTCATAATGGGCGTGTTGCACCGCCGCCTCCAGCACTTGTTCAGCGCTCACGCTGAGCGAAAGTTTCTGGCCGGTAACGGTGAGGTCGCCCGGCCGCACGAGATTTTTTCGGCGCAGCTCGAGGGGGGAAAGGCCGAGCGTTTGCGCAATGCGGTTCATCTGCATCTCATAGGCAAAACAAGTCTGCGGTGCGCCGAAGCCGCGAAACGCGCCGGCGGGCGGTGTGTTGGTGGCCATCACCCGGGCGCGAATGCGCACATTGGGGCAGCGGTAGGGGCCGAGCGCATGAATGGCGCCGCGCGAGAGCACCACCGCGCTCAGCGTGGCGTAGGCGCCGCCATCCATGATCACATCGATGTCGGCAGCCACCAGCCGGCCGTCGCGCGTCACGCCGGTGCGGTGGCGCACGATCG
The window above is part of the candidate division KSB1 bacterium genome. Proteins encoded here:
- a CDS encoding xanthine dehydrogenase family protein subunit M, which translates into the protein MIAAIKAWSPRTLAEAYQILTQEQGRIKVLAGGTDVMVALQARTECAPAYLNLWPLAELRGIAETQDAVRLGALTTYTQLMRSTLVQQQAPILVDAAGVIGARQIQNRGTLGGNIVNASPAGDTLPVLAVLEATLELGSARGTRLVPFNAFYTGYRQTVLAADELLLAVILPKRRPQERQYFRKVGTRQAQAISKVVMALLLQQTQPGRVDFIRIAFGSVAPTVMRAPRTEAVLQDQILSRDRIAAARAQVMAEVRPISDVRSTADYRRTVAGNILARALYDCEQGDQPAAPAAAFAGPGQSGVWR
- a CDS encoding (2Fe-2S)-binding protein, translating into MEIHFEVNGKACQMDVPPMKRLLDVLREDLHLTGTKEGCGEGECGSCSVILNGEVVNSCLVPACQVEAGTILTVEGLADGGRLSAVQRAFLEHGGAQCGICTPGMLMAATAFLEENVTPDREQIKAAIAGNLCRCTGYTKIIDAIAAAARGRFAAPA
- a CDS encoding xanthine dehydrogenase family protein molybdopterin-binding subunit → MYREEQSPQPLPPAETIIGRNVVRKEGQAKVMGQAQYVDDLTHPDMLYGKTIRSTIARGTLTAIHFDPAFDWSAVVVADYRDIPGRNVVALIEEDQPLLVEREIRHHAEPILLLACRDRELLEQAARHIQISYQEQPPVLGMEQALAAGERGERDLIIRPPDNVIKKYLIECGDLAAGFRQAEVIVEGSYRTGSQEHVYIEPQGMIAIPGADGSLTLQGSLQCPYYVHKAIKTLFNLPDDKVIVIQTTTGGGFGGKEEYPNMIAGHAALLAWKSGKPVKLVYDRQEDIAATTKRHPAIVRHRTGVTRDGRLVAADIDVIMDGGAYATLSAVVLSRGAIHALGPYRCPNVRIRARVMATNTPPAGAFRGFGAPQTCFAYEMQMNRIAQTLGLSPLELRRKNLVRPGDLTVTGQKLSLSVSAEQVLEAAVQHAHYEAARAAAAKSSHGHKRTGVGLSLFYHGAGFTGSGERRLPTRAGVELLPEGKVRVLTSSIEMGQGTETVFCQIAAAALGISYDDVIFAQPNTARVPDSGPTVASRTCMIVGKALQDAAREMKSRLESFAATKWDAPLARLHNGELWLDHRSAISFAHLARQYCEARGALKVLHGYSLPPDITWDDNTYRGDAYPVFGWGADVAKVEVDLDTFEIKVLECVTAIDCGKALHPLLLEGQIEGGTLQAVGHATLEQVIMENGRVLNDRMATCLIPTALDAPEMRVVLIENPYPFGPHGAKGIGELPMDGGAAAVAAAVWHATGVLPEEVPMTPEKLHAALSRALAAQGGDATVAGAIV